From Mesobacillus jeotgali, the proteins below share one genomic window:
- a CDS encoding DUF2075 domain-containing protein, with protein MIVYEATKDEFLRDVFDDELVNNIVSNYNAKIGRINEREVRSWHNSMQYMHRVLSDSEIPLDAGVAIEFKIPHTSKRVDFLISGSDQDARQSIVIVELKQWETVEKIEGKEAIVKTVINRGVHETTHPSYQAWSYAALIKDYNENAQKEEIQLYPCAYLHSYINQGEQDPLTDPVYDYYIEEAPVFVKGDSGKLRDFIKRYIKHGDNKEILYTIDKGRIRPSKSLQDSLNSMLQGNREFVMIDDQKVVYETALQLASEAVRTNTKQVLVVEGGPGTGKSVLAINLLVEATNRSLVSQYVTKNAAPRNIYATKLKQNFRKGHIDNLFVGSGSYINAPANEFDVLVVDEAHRLNEKSGLFSNLGENQVKEIINASKLAVFFIDERQRVTLKDIGSIGMVKKFAREFGAWVSTVKLESQFRCNGSDGYLSWIDDVLQIRETANSNYIGTNYDFRIFKDPNEMRQEIERLNKKNNKSRMVAGYCWNWIKEGKSNTNFHDIELPEHKFSMSWNLDNSATWAIDESSVNEIGCIHTCQGLEFDYVGVIIGDDLVYKDGEVITDYTKRAKTDNSLKGLKKMLKEKPEEAKQLADEIIRNTYRTLMTRGQKGCFVYCTDKYLEDYFIERVKDIQQSYEANEFFREMPRVAEDKTKYK; from the coding sequence TTGATTGTATATGAGGCGACGAAGGATGAGTTCTTGAGGGATGTTTTTGATGATGAGTTGGTGAACAATATTGTCAGCAATTATAACGCTAAGATTGGCCGGATTAATGAGCGGGAGGTTCGGTCTTGGCACAATTCAATGCAGTATATGCACAGGGTGTTGAGTGACAGCGAGATTCCTTTGGATGCCGGTGTTGCGATTGAGTTCAAGATTCCTCACACCTCGAAGCGGGTGGATTTCCTTATCTCTGGTTCTGACCAGGATGCCAGGCAATCGATTGTCATTGTTGAGTTGAAGCAGTGGGAAACTGTTGAAAAGATTGAGGGCAAAGAGGCTATTGTTAAAACGGTCATCAACAGGGGAGTGCATGAGACGACTCATCCCTCATACCAGGCTTGGTCATATGCAGCGTTGATCAAGGATTATAATGAGAATGCGCAAAAAGAGGAAATTCAACTTTATCCATGTGCATACCTTCATAGTTACATAAACCAGGGTGAGCAGGATCCGTTGACTGATCCTGTATATGATTATTATATAGAGGAAGCACCGGTTTTTGTAAAAGGTGATTCCGGTAAGTTGCGCGATTTTATCAAAAGATATATCAAACACGGTGATAATAAAGAGATCTTATATACGATTGATAAAGGGAGAATTCGGCCGTCCAAATCACTGCAGGATTCATTGAACAGCATGCTTCAGGGTAATAGGGAGTTTGTCATGATCGATGACCAGAAAGTGGTTTATGAGACAGCGTTGCAACTGGCAAGTGAAGCAGTACGGACAAACACTAAGCAGGTATTAGTCGTTGAGGGTGGCCCGGGTACTGGGAAGTCTGTATTGGCGATTAACTTATTGGTAGAGGCTACGAATCGCAGTTTAGTCTCTCAATATGTCACTAAAAATGCAGCACCGAGAAACATTTATGCGACTAAGCTTAAGCAGAATTTTCGCAAAGGCCATATTGATAACTTGTTTGTTGGATCTGGCAGCTATATCAATGCACCTGCAAATGAATTTGATGTTCTCGTTGTTGATGAAGCCCATCGACTAAATGAGAAGTCCGGTCTTTTCAGCAATCTTGGTGAAAATCAAGTCAAGGAAATTATCAATGCTTCAAAGCTGGCAGTCTTTTTTATCGATGAGCGACAGCGGGTCACTCTGAAGGATATCGGAAGTATCGGCATGGTTAAGAAGTTTGCTAGAGAATTTGGTGCATGGGTGTCAACGGTCAAGCTGGAATCACAGTTTCGCTGCAATGGCTCTGATGGTTATCTGAGCTGGATTGACGACGTGCTGCAGATTCGGGAGACAGCTAACTCGAATTATATCGGTACAAATTATGATTTCCGCATCTTTAAGGATCCCAACGAAATGCGTCAGGAAATTGAAAGGCTGAATAAAAAGAACAACAAGTCGCGCATGGTGGCTGGCTACTGTTGGAACTGGATCAAGGAAGGAAAGTCCAATACCAATTTTCACGATATTGAGCTACCAGAGCACAAGTTTAGTATGAGCTGGAATCTCGATAACTCCGCAACATGGGCGATTGACGAAAGCTCAGTAAATGAAATTGGCTGTATTCACACCTGCCAAGGACTTGAGTTTGACTATGTTGGTGTCATTATTGGTGATGACCTGGTATATAAGGATGGAGAAGTAATCACCGATTATACCAAACGCGCTAAAACTGACAACTCATTAAAAGGCTTGAAAAAAATGCTGAAGGAAAAACCTGAAGAAGCTAAGCAGCTTGCTGATGAGATTATCCGGAATACTTATCGTACATTGATGACGCGCGGACAAAAGGGGTGCTTTGTTTATTGTACGGATAAGTATTTAGAGGATTATTTTATCGAACGGGTTAAGGACATTCAGCAGAGTTATGAGGCTAATGAGTTTTTTAGGGAGATGCCGAGGGTAGCAGAAGATAAGACTAAGTATAAATAA